ataataaaacacattttttatttgagtGTAAATGTTTGCTAATTGTTcaacatttattgttaaaattcTCAGAAAAATTCAATTTTTCCAATCATATGATGTTTATATAAAGCgcaagtatattttttatattgatacTCTGTACTAGTAATTAAATATTAGCCAAATAAGCAGTGGATTTTgtgttataataaaaaatattgagatGTTGATTTccaaatttttcaataaaattctTCCAGTTACTAAATTCCTACTATTACTGTGAAAATGTCCGGATAGTTGTagctttataatattattttttattaaatataaacctgtatgtttcaaaattaattgaaaaatatgtaaaaaaaggaCTTTGAATTTTTGACCCTGTGAGACACTTGCGGCCTAGGTTACTGTGAAATTGCCCATATTATGAGCGTTTTCGGTGTCTTTCAGCTAAAAATAGCATTATGTCAACAGTTTCAGTCAAACCCACGTATATACCAATTACAAGTAATCGTcgtttaattaatcaatttttgttttagttATATTCAGTACTATGAGTTTTATACAAACTACATTGGCTCATATTCTACAATACCAGATGTCactacaaatatttaaattaatttcactATCAATATACACCCGTTATGTGTacttattgaaataaacaaattatataaaactaGATGGtagctcgcgtaccatctaggtcgtgcccacagatggttctcgaatacacagtaatttcagcgtaacaaaactggcgatttcaaatgtacgttccgcaggactataatactataattgtcgtttacagaaacgaataaatagacacgatgatttatgtagtcaactagaattagcaccctgggaattacttccgaaggagaaacttatcacaaaatgagtccaaatttttgatttggactcatttaaagaaacccaatttgtgttttgtatgtaacattagggttgagggatgggaaagcggataggtacaaagaggaacaatttttaaatatattctttatccactcagtaacgaaatattttttttcatgttttatacgcctataaataatatacctctaaatacagtaaaacatttgcgatttaatactttgttaaaactgtcactgttatAATCGATTGATCGATCGATCGAAATATtgaagtacatgtcacgatacaccactacgacgtttatattgttggtaattattaattaatacaaacgttgagaaggaactgtcagtataaagtttatgtgtatataataatgtgtttatatatctaacagtagagccacaatctcagtaacgtttatttgtatatatttttatattacatccaacagtacgaacattcacagtaagaaatctTTTATCCATGGATACTGTTTACTAAAAAGATTTTAGATGAGTTTCAGATTTTAAAGATACAACTAAGAATTAACTAAAtaataccatggagaaataagttaggatTTCTCCATGATAACACATAACTCAATATCAATGTAATGCAAATTTAGTTGGAGATAGTCCATCAATTGATGATGATATATGCACCCTGACTGTAAATTGTaagtacaaaataatacagaatAATTAAGAATATTGGATGTATAGGACTCGCACATTATTACTTAACAAAACCATGTGCTTGTGTGAGAATAGAGtacattgttttattgtatACTTTCCATGTTAATAAAAAGTGTTAATCGGAAATCTGAAGCATGACACATgatttttcaataatatttttacaaaataaattgcaattaataacatttaaagttTACCATCAATTAACCATTATTTGTACAGTAAGCTTGGCATATGGTACAGTTAAAATGTCATAATCCGTGAACCAAACCAACGGAAACATTGACATTTTCATACAATATTTCTTGATAACTTTTCTTATTCATTATAATTCTTTGTCTGTTTTTTTCACAGTACAGCTAGTAAATGCTATTGAatgatttttgttaaaatattaaagaaattaaaacagACAGGAAAAAAGTAAATGTACAGTTTTTGCAGCaaataaagatatttttatttaaatgctgctactgtactgtaaagtGTATCAAACAAAGTCATAAGAGATAAATTCCATCATTTCagattttattctttaaaaagtGAATGTTCTTTTAATGTTGTagagttttaatttaattattagttGCACATGGTTAATTTGATATTGTTTCCTGAAGTTATACATATTTTGGTAAAcattgtaaatttgtaaaataagaaataataaatattttgtctatcTCTTACAGATTTTTCAAGTGGTAATGTGATTACTATCAATGTTAATTCTAATACCACTGCTTATAATGTTATTATCACATGCTTTCCTGGTACAGTAGATGGCAATCCAGTTCCTGATATAAACCTCTATAAAGATACCACCATTATTAACACACAGAAAACATTACCTCTAACATACACAATAGCTACTGTGTCAGATGATGACAGTGGAGACTACAGATGTGAAGCAAGTAACAGTGTTGGAAGTGTAACAAGCAATACAATAACACTCGATTACTGTAAGTACTGTAACAAATTTTGAAATCAATGTTAAATTTCTTTtctcattatttttaatgagtTCTAGTATTGACAATATTAGGCAACATTGGTATATTAGATATTTGCCTTTACAGTATGTACTGTTGTTAAATGTGCATGGTTATGCCTATAAACagaaaacaatatttgtatCGGTAGAATCTAGTGTTAGTAACTAATGATAATTAGACTACCATTCAAGTTTATCGCTTTTATGTGCAAGAATGGCCTATGATAATGCTTGTTTATAGAATCACTATAATTAAACtaacaattaaatgtaattatgcTTGTCTTCAATATGCAATATCAATTTTCCCCAGATTTAACTGATACTGTCACCATTAGTTCCACCTCAAATGATACCACTATAGTACTAACATGCTCTGGTTCAGTTGATGGTAACCCATCTCCTGACATAGTCCTTAACAAAGATTGTAATATCATTCTGCAACAATCTACATTACCTATAATATACACAATAGACAGACCAACAGAGAATGATGGAGGTTATTACACGTGTGAAGCTGATAACACTGCTTTCTCTACAAGAAGCAACGTAGAAAAACTACGCAAGTATTACAAAATGTGTATGGtttggtaaaataaaaatagtaatgtTGAATATCAGATTTCTACTGATTTGTAAGAAGTATTGATAATGCTGATCAATTTATAGTTTAAATGTTTTTCAtgcaaatttgaataaataactTGTCATCATgtacaaattgtttaaaatgaaatgtttgtatataaaaaGCTGAATGGTGAAATGAAATGCTATGCTTAAAAGTCTTATCTATTACTGACTTTTAAAGTAAATGTTTaaagtaaattatatttttagataAACCAAGATACGAGACAACAGAACCAGATACTCTGAAACCTGGGAAAATCGGTATGATTGCAGTTGAAAATGTTGAAGTGAACCCTGAACGTGTAACTTATATTTGGAGCATTGATGGTGTTGTGGATCCAAATGCAAATTCTGCATCATTCACATTCACTGGATCAATGGTAGTTGGTACAGTTCATACCATATCAGTGAATGTTACAAATCTCATTGGGTCAACTTCAAAGACAATACGGATCGCAGTCTCAGGTTGTTATTCAGTATTCTGTTGTTATATTGGAAGATCCATAATACAAATAAACTCCTGACCATTATACATACAAAAGAAAGCAATTTCAAAATGAAtagcagtaggcctattacagtGCAGTATTAGTAAAAGATTGCTTGTTAATGTTTTTCATTTAGCTACTATAAGATTGAATCAACAACAAATTCAGCCAAAATCAAAATACCAACAACAACAATTGTTTAGGcttatctattttattatttaattgtgcATGTGTTTTTATTCATCATAGAAACAAGCTTTGGGGTTAAAATATATGCGGCTTATTTCACTTTCGCTTATATCATGTTCTATTCGATAAGTAAACCTATAATAACCTATTCGTATTTATCAATGATCTATTTCTACATACTTTAGTTGAAGTTGAATAAAGACTAATAAGCTTAATTCAGTATAGATAATAATCTCTGTTgatacagtaataattattgGTAACCTTTACATGTAAATAAAACGTACTTTACTTTTCAGAGCGATCTAATAGCAACACAGGGCTGATCATTGGAATGCTCTTCGTTGGCATCTTCATTGGTGCCGTAGGATTGTATATTGGACAAATTATTCACAATAAGATAAGGAAGGTATGTTAGGTTGATGATgactttaatattattcatttataattacaaaacatGCAGACTTGATACAATCGAAGACTCTGAGCCACTATGCCATACAAAGTACTATAAATTATAATGGTACTTCATGTATTCTAGCAAAGATGCTTTGAATTCGACTACAAGCTTTACAACACGTCACAATGTCGGTTATTTGTTTCTATTTAGAAAAAATTACATTCGAGTAGAAGAGATAATTAGGTTATGAACACTTACATCATTATcctttaaaatgtattgaaataaatggaATTGAAAGACACATTAATGACATGCAAGTAATGAcataatgttgttattttttatttagaagTCACTgtcagaaaaacaaaacacagaCAAAAGAAAACAAGATGTAAGTATTGATCTATAAATACGATAAAAATGACCAATAAAACGATtaatataatcaattaaatacaaaatctttattatccCAAACTGGGAGATTCATTTGGTCGTGGGGGACAAACATCAACAGCCTGTTAAAATACACAAACAGGAAATGAAAGATTGCACaacataattatgatataataatagcACCGTTATAATAAGAATATAATTGAGAATAATTACCATTCTAAAAATTTAATTCAGCAGAAATGATAAAAGGTAAACTAACAAACTAAAGTCAAATAATTTGATTCTAGACTTCTTCCAGTTAGTGTAGTTTGTTGTGCGACAgcacaatttaaaattcaaatcatttaattaagtattaatattaattagatCCTTATTTTGAGTTTAGTTTCGTTTTCTTTGTTTACTCACATAGTTTCTAAAAGGCTCTTATAATTGGTCATATGTTTTTCCCTACTCTGatgtaatttgtaatttatacccacgacctccagatcaaagcctggcgttcatacctctagaccaccgagcttgcgctgatggctagtggttagattcgagcccaaaagtaagcagcgggtactgcaccaacagggttgtaattgtatttaactACTGCGGAGTAGCTTTGCCCTggcgcaaagctactccacagtaattaaatacaattacagGCCCTTATAAGTTTGCAATTACTGTATTTACTTGACAGACATACATGGATTATGTAGGAGAAAGTAGAGGGCAAAACCAAACCTATCAAGATTTACAACATAGAGTAGAAGAGTCAGCTTATGTTAATGTTAAGGCTGGGAATAAGAACAAGAAGGGAAAAATGTGAACAATTAATCATTGAAATGAAAGAATAGATAAATATGCTTTGTTAATGCACAAAATAAGTGATCGATTCCAAAAGGATCGatcaatattttaaagaaatgtgtAGCCTGTTGTATGTCATCTGCAAGGTGATCGAGTGGCATCATTGAATTTCGTTAAATTACgaagactagatggtacgctcgcttcgctcgcgtaccatctaggtcgtgcacACAGATGGCTCTCGAaaacacagtaatttcagcgtaaaaaaatgtacgtaccgcaggactattgtcgtttacagaaacgaatagacataatgatttatgtagtcaaccaaaattagcacctttggaattacttccaaaagataaatttgtcacaaaatgaatttttgatttggacttttaacttttaaacaaacccaatttgtgttttaattatgtaacattagggttgagggaagggggataggtacaaagaggaacaatttttaaaataattctttatccactcagtaacgaaaaaGTGTTTTCatgttgtatag
This region of Antedon mediterranea chromosome 8, ecAntMedi1.1, whole genome shotgun sequence genomic DNA includes:
- the LOC140056522 gene encoding uncharacterized protein; this translates as MLSKQDIYLHLFLLCFLRKYVAVTVTVDDVDVAEGSEARITCNIVPASSGAVPVVTWYNVTNAANDLIANYQGGFGLVEPGYSERFSVENDITLVITNTHRSDSGTYQCSANLVGDSPSVDDDICTLTVNYFSSGNVITINVNSNTTAYNVIITCFPGTVDGNPVPDINLYKDTTIINTQKTLPLTYTIATVSDDDSGDYRCEASNSVGSVTSNTITLDYYKPRYETTEPDTLKPGKIGMIAVENVEVNPERVTYIWSIDGVVDPNANSASFTFTGSMVVGTVHTISVNVTNLIGSTSKTIRIAVSERSNSNTGLIIGMLFVGIFIGAVGLYIGQIIHNKIRKKSLSEKQNTDKRKQDTYMDYVGESRGQNQTYQDLQHRVEESAYVNVKAGNKNKKGKM